Proteins encoded by one window of Frankiales bacterium:
- a CDS encoding MarR family transcriptional regulator: protein MTRWLSAEQQAHWRAYIAATTLLGDRLNREMQAARGLSMADYEILVRLSEAPGRRLRMSQLAEFTLASRSRLSHQIDRLEKVGLVAREPCESDKRGANAVLTELGWTTLVDAAPVHVEGVREHLVDLLTDEQFAALGEALSVVADHLRADVDCERDAG from the coding sequence ATGACCAGGTGGCTGTCCGCGGAGCAGCAGGCGCACTGGCGCGCCTACATCGCCGCGACGACGCTGCTCGGCGACCGGCTCAACCGCGAGATGCAGGCGGCGCGCGGGCTGTCGATGGCCGACTACGAGATCCTCGTGCGGCTGTCCGAGGCCCCCGGACGGCGCCTGCGCATGAGCCAGCTCGCCGAGTTCACCCTCGCCAGCCGCAGCCGCCTCTCGCACCAGATCGACCGGCTCGAGAAGGTCGGCCTCGTCGCGCGCGAACCCTGCGAGAGCGACAAGCGCGGGGCCAACGCCGTGCTCACCGAGCTGGGCTGGACCACGCTCGTCGACGCCGCCCCCGTGCACGTCGAGGGCGTGCGCGAGCACCTCGTCGACCTGCTCACCGACGAGCAGTTCGCCGCGCTCGGCGAGGCGCTGTCCGTCGTCGCCGACCACCTGCGCGCCGACGTCGACTGCGAGCGCGACGCCGGCTGA
- the rfbD gene encoding dTDP-4-dehydrorhamnose reductase, which produces MTAPRGDGRWLVVGHRGMLGADLMDALRGRDVAGLSRPQLDLLDVASVTDAVRGADVVVNCAAWTAVDDAEDHEEEAFAVNALGPAHLARAARDAGAWLVQVSTDYVFAGDSDTPYAEDAPTDPRTAYGRTKAAGEEAVHAELADRSYVVRTAWLYGRHGRHFVSTIAGLARERDHLDVVDDQVGQPTWTADVAARIVDMVDAGVPAGRYHATSSGETTWFGLAREVVRRMGLDPAMVRPTTSAAMARRAPRPAYSVLGHDAWARVGMPALRHWEDALGASWPPFG; this is translated from the coding sequence ATGACCGCGCCGCGCGGCGACGGCCGCTGGCTCGTGGTGGGCCACCGCGGGATGCTCGGGGCGGACCTCATGGACGCCCTGCGCGGGCGCGACGTCGCCGGGCTGTCCCGCCCGCAGCTCGACCTGCTCGACGTCGCCTCGGTGACCGACGCGGTGCGCGGCGCCGACGTCGTCGTCAACTGCGCGGCGTGGACCGCGGTCGACGACGCCGAGGACCACGAGGAGGAGGCCTTCGCCGTCAACGCGCTCGGGCCCGCGCACCTCGCCCGCGCCGCCCGCGACGCGGGTGCCTGGCTGGTGCAGGTGTCCACCGACTACGTGTTCGCCGGCGACTCTGACACGCCCTACGCCGAGGACGCGCCGACCGACCCGCGCACGGCGTACGGCCGCACCAAGGCCGCGGGGGAGGAGGCGGTGCACGCCGAGCTGGCGGACCGGTCCTACGTCGTGCGCACCGCGTGGCTCTACGGCCGGCACGGCCGCCACTTCGTCTCCACCATCGCCGGGCTCGCACGCGAGCGCGACCACCTCGACGTCGTCGACGACCAGGTCGGCCAGCCCACGTGGACCGCCGACGTCGCCGCGCGCATCGTGGACATGGTCGACGCCGGCGTCCCCGCCGGGCGCTACCACGCGACCTCGTCCGGCGAGACGACGTGGTTCGGCCTGGCGCGCGAGGTGGTGCGCCGCATGGGCCTCGACCCGGCGATGGTGCGTCCGACCACGAGCGCCGCGATGGCGCGCCGGGCGCCGCGGCCGGCCTACTCCGTGCTCGGGCACGACGCGTGGGCGCGGGTCGGGATGCCTGCGCTGCGTCACTGGGAGGATGCGCTCGGTGCATCATGGCCGCCATTCGGGTGA
- a CDS encoding histone, with the protein MAAAKSTAKKVAKKAPAKKTAAKKAPAKKAAAKRAPAKKAAAKKAPAKRTAAKKAPAKKTAAKKAPAKRTAAKKAPAKKAAAKKAPARKAAAKKAPARKTAAKKAPAKRTAAKKAPAKKAAVKRAPAKRTAAKKAPARKAPAKRAAKKA; encoded by the coding sequence GTGGCGGCTGCCAAGTCCACCGCGAAGAAGGTTGCCAAGAAGGCACCCGCGAAGAAGACGGCGGCGAAGAAGGCTCCGGCCAAGAAGGCCGCAGCGAAGAGGGCACCGGCGAAGAAGGCAGCGGCGAAGAAGGCTCCGGCCAAGCGCACCGCCGCCAAGAAGGCGCCCGCGAAGAAGACGGCGGCGAAGAAGGCTCCGGCCAAGCGCACCGCCGCCAAGAAGGCCCCGGCGAAGAAGGCCGCGGCGAAGAAGGCTCCGGCCCGCAAGGCCGCGGCGAAGAAGGCTCCGGCCCGCAAGACGGCGGCGAAGAAGGCTCCGGCCAAGCGCACCGCCGCCAAGAAGGCTCCGGCGAAGAAGGCTGCGGTCAAGCGCGCGCCCGCCAAGCGCACCGCCGCCAAGAAGGCCCCGGCGCGCAAGGCTCCGGCCAAGCGTGCTGCCAAGAAGGCCTGA
- a CDS encoding ROK family protein: MSDDAHPLGWPDDVRTLAIDVGGSGFKAAVLDPGGVMLTERVRVDTPYPCPPQVLVSSLVALTDHLGVYHRVSVGFPGLVRNGRVRNIPSLSRTAYDGETDPALEKAWRGFDLAAALREAFGVPVKVANDADVQGCAVVLGEGFEFVMTLGTGVGTALFLDGRLLPHIEGGHAPFRKDQTFEEQLGNVARKDIGNQRWAKRVTKAIDAYDRFLFFDTIYVGGGNAKHLDPEQLPTHARIVDNTAGIVGGVRLWDLDA, encoded by the coding sequence ATGAGCGACGACGCCCATCCCCTCGGCTGGCCGGACGACGTGCGCACCCTCGCCATCGACGTCGGCGGCAGCGGTTTCAAGGCAGCCGTGCTCGACCCGGGGGGCGTGATGCTCACCGAGCGGGTCCGCGTGGACACGCCCTATCCCTGTCCGCCGCAGGTGCTGGTGAGCTCGCTCGTCGCCCTCACCGACCACCTCGGCGTCTACCACCGGGTGTCCGTGGGCTTCCCGGGGCTCGTGCGCAACGGCCGGGTCCGCAACATCCCGTCGCTGTCGCGCACGGCGTACGACGGGGAGACCGATCCCGCGCTCGAGAAGGCCTGGCGCGGGTTCGACCTCGCGGCGGCGCTGCGCGAGGCCTTCGGCGTGCCGGTGAAGGTGGCCAACGACGCCGACGTGCAGGGCTGCGCGGTGGTGCTCGGCGAGGGCTTCGAGTTCGTGATGACCCTGGGCACGGGAGTGGGCACGGCGCTGTTCCTCGACGGCCGCCTGCTGCCCCACATCGAGGGCGGCCACGCCCCGTTCCGCAAGGACCAGACGTTCGAGGAGCAGCTCGGCAACGTGGCGCGCAAGGACATCGGCAACCAGCGCTGGGCCAAGCGCGTCACGAAGGCGATCGACGCCTACGACCGCTTCCTGTTTTTCGACACGATCTACGTCGGCGGCGGCAACGCCAAGCACCTCGATCCCGAGCAGCTGCCGACGCACGCGCGCATCGTCGACAACACCGCCGGCATCGTCGGCGGCGTCCGGCTGTGGGACCTCGACGCCTGA
- a CDS encoding MFS transporter has translation MTGSATPRWRIDVSPLRVSRDFRLLFWAGVVSYLGSMFTFVAVPLQAQQLTGSFVVVGMLGLVEVVPIIVFGLWGGALADHVDRRAMILAAEAGSLVCSVALLVNALLPEPHVWVLFVVGALAATADSLQRPSLDALVPQTVDHDRLAGASALMSLRWSTGFILGTSLAGLVASALGVGVAYAVDIVSFLVSLSLLARLRSRGRVSDEDGAPGLAHVMEGVRYAWSRKDLLGTYAIDTLAMVLAFPWAVFPFVAAKYDAPWALGLLYAASAVGSTAASLVSGWTSRVRRHGRAIVFAASAYGLAIAGFGMSPSLALALAFLVLAGAFDMVSGQFRALVWNQSIPDELRGRLAGIELLSYAIGPQLGNARVSLVAQWRGLGVSIASGGLLCAASVLALGAALPSLWRYDVTTSPEVAAVRRAREGEASRDKL, from the coding sequence GTGACCGGGTCCGCGACGCCGCGCTGGCGCATCGACGTCTCGCCGCTGCGGGTGTCCCGCGACTTCCGGCTGCTGTTCTGGGCCGGCGTCGTGTCCTACCTCGGGTCGATGTTCACCTTCGTCGCCGTGCCGCTCCAGGCGCAGCAGCTCACCGGGTCCTTCGTCGTCGTCGGGATGCTCGGGCTCGTCGAGGTGGTGCCGATCATCGTGTTCGGGCTGTGGGGCGGCGCGCTCGCCGACCACGTCGACCGCCGGGCGATGATCCTCGCCGCGGAGGCCGGCTCGCTGGTGTGCTCGGTGGCGCTCCTCGTCAACGCGCTGCTGCCCGAGCCGCACGTGTGGGTGCTCTTCGTCGTGGGCGCGCTCGCCGCGACGGCCGACTCGTTGCAGCGGCCGTCGCTCGACGCGCTGGTGCCGCAGACCGTCGACCACGACCGGCTCGCCGGGGCCTCGGCGCTGATGTCCCTGAGGTGGAGCACCGGCTTCATCCTCGGCACCTCGCTGGCGGGACTGGTGGCCAGCGCCCTCGGCGTCGGCGTCGCGTATGCCGTCGACATCGTGTCGTTCCTCGTCTCGCTCTCGCTGCTCGCGCGGCTGCGCAGCCGCGGTCGGGTCAGCGACGAGGACGGCGCACCCGGGCTCGCGCACGTGATGGAGGGAGTGCGCTACGCCTGGAGCCGCAAGGACCTACTGGGCACCTACGCGATCGACACGCTCGCGATGGTGCTCGCCTTCCCGTGGGCCGTGTTCCCGTTCGTCGCGGCGAAGTACGACGCACCCTGGGCGCTCGGTCTGCTCTACGCCGCGTCGGCGGTGGGGTCGACGGCGGCCTCGCTCGTGAGCGGCTGGACGTCGCGGGTCCGGCGTCACGGCAGGGCCATCGTGTTCGCGGCGTCGGCGTACGGACTCGCGATCGCCGGGTTCGGCATGTCGCCCTCACTCGCCCTCGCACTCGCGTTCCTCGTCCTCGCCGGCGCCTTCGACATGGTGAGCGGGCAGTTCCGCGCGCTGGTGTGGAACCAGTCGATCCCCGACGAGCTGCGCGGCCGTCTCGCCGGCATCGAGCTGCTCTCGTACGCGATCGGCCCACAGCTCGGCAACGCGCGGGTGAGTCTCGTCGCGCAGTGGCGTGGCTTGGGCGTCTCCATCGCGTCAGGCGGATTGCTCTGTGCCGCAAGCGTTCTCGCGCTCGGTGCCGCGCTGCCTTCGTTGTGGCGCTACGACGTCACGACGTCGCCCGAGGTCGCCGCCGTACGTCGCGCGCGTGAGGGTGAGGCGTCGCGCGACAAGTTGTGA
- the map gene encoding type I methionyl aminopeptidase — translation MPLAPGVISPLRSVPSDIPRPEYVGRARAERPAGSDVQDTDTIERMRVAGRLAAQALAEVGRAVVPGVTTDELDRIGHEFLCDHGAYPSTLGYPGNGRAPAFSKSLCTSLNEVICHGIPDSTVVQDGDICNIDITAYIHGVHGDTNATFLAGEVDEESRLLVERTHESMMRAIKAVAPGRQVNVIGRVIESYARRFGYGVVRDFTGHGISTVFHSGFVVPHYDDPDATTVLEPGMTFTIEPMLTLGTYAWDMWPDGWTVVTADRRRSAQFEHTIVVTDTGAEILTLP, via the coding sequence ATGCCACTCGCACCCGGCGTCATCAGCCCCCTGCGCAGCGTCCCCTCGGACATCCCCCGGCCCGAGTACGTCGGACGCGCCCGCGCCGAGCGACCGGCCGGGTCGGACGTGCAGGACACCGACACCATCGAGCGCATGCGGGTCGCGGGCAGGCTCGCGGCCCAGGCGCTCGCGGAGGTCGGCCGTGCCGTCGTGCCCGGCGTCACCACCGACGAGCTCGACCGCATCGGCCACGAGTTCCTGTGCGACCACGGCGCCTACCCCTCGACGCTCGGCTACCCCGGCAACGGACGGGCACCGGCGTTCTCGAAGTCGCTGTGCACCTCGCTCAACGAGGTGATCTGCCACGGCATCCCCGACTCGACCGTCGTGCAGGACGGCGACATCTGCAACATCGACATCACCGCCTACATCCACGGCGTGCACGGCGACACCAACGCGACGTTCCTGGCCGGCGAGGTCGACGAGGAGTCGCGCCTGCTCGTCGAGCGCACGCACGAGTCGATGATGCGGGCCATCAAGGCGGTGGCCCCGGGGCGCCAGGTCAACGTCATCGGGCGGGTGATCGAGTCGTACGCGCGCCGGTTCGGCTACGGCGTCGTGCGCGACTTCACCGGCCACGGGATCAGCACGGTCTTCCACTCGGGGTTCGTGGTGCCGCACTACGACGACCCGGACGCCACGACGGTGCTCGAGCCGGGCATGACGTTCACGATCGAGCCGATGCTGACGCTGGGCACCTACGCGTGGGACATGTGGCCGGACGGCTGGACCGTCGTCACCGCCGACCGGCGTCGCTCCGCGCAGTTCGAGCACACGATCGTCGTCACCGACACGGGCGCCGAGATCCTCACGCTGCCCTGA